GCTGATTTCGATCGGCAGGTGAATATGCTCGTTTTGAAGCATGGGCCCGATCTGTCAGAATTCGGCCGTACAATCCGCTATTTGTGGGAAGCACGCTCCATTACAGGGCAAATGATTGCTCTCGACGGAGGGCAGCATCTGGCATGGCAGACGCCGGATGTTTCAGGAATTGATGAATGAACGACCCGGCAAATCAATCCAGTCCAAAACAGTTTCTTTCCAACGATGTGAAAGAAAACGATATCGATTTGCCCGTCGATGAGGATCTGGAAGAACCAATCGAGGAAAGCAACGAACCTGTTCGCGACGTAGCGGCTCTGATCAGTGCAATCGAGTGGGATTCGACGATCGTCAGCGATGGAACCAGCGGCGCCGATGTAATCGCTGCGCTGGTAAAGCGCTTGCCAAACAAGCCGGGCGTCTATCGCATGTTCAACGAGGCTGGCGACGTGCTCTATGTCGGCAAAGCGCACAGCCTGAAGAAGCGTGTTTCCAATTATGCCCGCGGTCAGGGCCACAACAACCGCATCGCGCGGATGATCCGCGAAACCATGAAAATGGAATTCGTCGTCACCCGCACGGAGACGGAAGCACTGCTTCTGGAAGCCAATCTGATCAAACGGTTGCGGCCGCGCTTTAATGTGCTGATGCGGGACGACAAGTCGTTTCCGTATATCCTTCTCACAGCACCCAAGCAGACTGACCGGCGGCTTGCGCCTGGAATTTTCAAACATCGCGGTGCACGCTCGAGCAAAGGTGATTATTTCGGACCCTTCGCATCGGCGGGGGCAGTCGGGCGCACCATCAATGCTCTGCAGCGTGCATTCCTTCTGCGCACCTGCACGGATTCGTTCTACGAAAACCGCACACGCCCTTGCCTGCTCTACCAGATCAAGCGCTGTTCCGGTCCTTGCACCGGAGAGATCAGCGAAGCGGACTATGACGAACTCGTCAGCGAAACCAAGGCGTTTCTTTCGGGCAAAAGCCAGGCGGTGAAGACGCATTTGTCAGATGCGATGCGCGAGGCTTCGGCAGATCTCGATTTCGAGCGGGCAGCTGTATATCGCGATCGCCTGTCGGCGCTGTCGCACGTTCAGGCACATTCGGGCATCAATCCGCAATCGGTGGAGGAAGCCGACGTTTTCGCGATCTATCAAAATGGCGGCGTGACCTGCATCCAGGTGTTTTTCTTTCGAACCGGCCAGAACTGGGGCAACCGCGCCTATTATCCCAAGGCGGATTCGTCGCTCTCGGGCGCCGAAGTTCTCGGCGCATTCCTGTCGCAGTTCTATGATGACAAGCCTTGCCCCGCGTTGATCATGCTTTCGGAAACCGTCGAAG
This is a stretch of genomic DNA from Phyllobacterium zundukense. It encodes these proteins:
- the uvrC gene encoding excinuclease ABC subunit UvrC; its protein translation is MNDPANQSSPKQFLSNDVKENDIDLPVDEDLEEPIEESNEPVRDVAALISAIEWDSTIVSDGTSGADVIAALVKRLPNKPGVYRMFNEAGDVLYVGKAHSLKKRVSNYARGQGHNNRIARMIRETMKMEFVVTRTETEALLLEANLIKRLRPRFNVLMRDDKSFPYILLTAPKQTDRRLAPGIFKHRGARSSKGDYFGPFASAGAVGRTINALQRAFLLRTCTDSFYENRTRPCLLYQIKRCSGPCTGEISEADYDELVSETKAFLSGKSQAVKTHLSDAMREASADLDFERAAVYRDRLSALSHVQAHSGINPQSVEEADVFAIYQNGGVTCIQVFFFRTGQNWGNRAYYPKADSSLSGAEVLGAFLSQFYDDKPCPALIMLSETVEDQELLGVALTAKSDRKVTITVPQRGEKRDLVEHALSNAREALGRQLAETSSQSRLLKGVAETFGLEKTPRRIEVYDNSHIMGTNAIGAMIVAGPEGFVKNQYRKFNIRSTEITPGDDFGMMREVIERRFSRLVKEHGTPETKDAPAEDVEIDEFDDDSDAFPAWPDIILIDGGQGQMSAVRGILQEMGIADKVTAIGVAKGVDRDAGRERFFMEGKPSFTLPPRDPVLYFLQRLRDEAHRFAIGTHRAKRKKEMVKNPLDEIAGIGPSRKRALLHQFGTAKSVSRAAVEDLMKVDGISEAMAITIRDHFRT